A stretch of Acidovorax sp. RAC01 DNA encodes these proteins:
- a CDS encoding ribose-phosphate diphosphokinase: MTSAMPTPGNAWLLHFADEEAAALRLAQAAGLPAHAIERHRFPDGELRLRLPLDAQGALPARVVLLRSLHQPNEKLVELLLAARTARGLGAHHLTLVAPYLAYMRQDMAFEPGQVVSQQVVGGFLASLFDAVVTVDPHLHRVATLQQAVPVPQAVVLSGAQPLADLIARRRPGALLVGPDGESAQWIAQAAARHGFDHAVCTKVRRGDRDVTIELPALDARGRSVVLLDDMASTGRTLALAAQLLRQAGAASVDVAVTHALFAGDALQALHEAGVGEVWSTDCIAHASNSVPMAEVLGEAVRGVLQVAR; encoded by the coding sequence ATGACCTCCGCCATGCCCACGCCGGGCAACGCCTGGCTGCTGCACTTTGCAGACGAGGAAGCCGCCGCCCTGCGGCTGGCACAAGCCGCAGGCCTTCCCGCCCACGCCATCGAACGCCACCGGTTCCCCGACGGCGAACTGCGGCTGCGTCTGCCGCTGGACGCGCAGGGCGCATTGCCAGCCCGCGTGGTCTTGCTGCGCAGCCTGCACCAGCCCAACGAAAAGCTGGTGGAGCTGCTGCTGGCCGCCCGCACGGCCCGCGGGCTGGGCGCGCACCACCTCACGCTGGTGGCACCCTACCTGGCCTACATGCGGCAAGACATGGCGTTTGAGCCCGGCCAGGTGGTCAGCCAGCAGGTGGTGGGCGGCTTTCTGGCCAGCCTGTTCGATGCCGTGGTCACGGTCGACCCGCACCTGCACCGGGTGGCCACGCTACAGCAGGCCGTGCCCGTGCCGCAGGCTGTGGTGCTCAGCGGCGCCCAGCCACTGGCCGACCTGATTGCCCGGCGCCGCCCGGGCGCGTTGCTGGTGGGACCGGATGGTGAATCGGCCCAGTGGATCGCCCAGGCCGCCGCGCGCCACGGCTTTGACCACGCCGTGTGCACCAAGGTGCGCCGCGGCGACCGGGACGTGACCATCGAGCTGCCTGCGCTCGACGCCCGCGGCCGCTCCGTGGTGCTGCTGGACGACATGGCCAGCACCGGCCGCACCCTGGCCCTTGCCGCGCAGCTGCTGCGGCAGGCAGGTGCGGCATCGGTCGATGTGGCCGTGACCCATGCCCTGTTTGCGGGCGATGCGCTGCAGGCCTTGCACGAAGCGGGGGTGGGCGAGGTCTGGAGCACCGACTGCATTGCGCACGCCAGCAACAGCGTGCCCATGGCCGAAGTGCTGGGTGAGGCGGTCCGCGGCGTGCTGCAAGTCGCACGCTGA
- a CDS encoding PQQ-dependent sugar dehydrogenase, producing the protein MILTVLLGAGTLAIAQPAPSGVSLQTVATGLSNPWAVAFLPGGQFLVTERPGSLRVVDAAGKLSAPLAGVPRVAAGGQGGLLDVVTDARFETNRRIFFCFSEPAGAGAPGSSTALARATLSADARSLQDVQVIFSQQPKVESSLHFGCRIVQAADGNLWLTLGERYHRKDDAQKLDNHHGKIVRITPDGAPVADNPYARQAGALPEIWSHGHRNPQGATLGPDGKLWTHEHGPQGGDEINVPQPGRNYGWPAITYGENYGGGKVGEGTAKAGMEQPLHYWVPSIAPSGMAFVTSDRYGSAWQGSLLVGSLKFGTLHRLELDGGKVVREQKLLEGNGGRIRDVRQGPDGFIYLLTDSRDGKLLQLQRER; encoded by the coding sequence TTGATCCTGACGGTTCTGCTGGGTGCGGGCACGCTTGCCATCGCGCAGCCCGCGCCGTCCGGTGTTTCGCTTCAAACGGTGGCCACCGGCCTGTCCAACCCTTGGGCGGTGGCTTTTCTGCCAGGAGGCCAGTTCCTGGTCACCGAGCGGCCCGGCAGCCTGCGCGTGGTGGACGCCGCTGGCAAGCTCAGCGCGCCATTGGCGGGAGTGCCGCGCGTGGCAGCCGGGGGGCAGGGCGGCCTGCTGGATGTCGTGACGGACGCCCGTTTTGAGACCAACCGTCGTATATTTTTCTGCTTTTCCGAACCTGCGGGCGCAGGCGCCCCGGGCAGCAGCACGGCGCTGGCCCGTGCCACCCTGTCGGCCGATGCACGCAGCCTGCAGGACGTACAGGTCATCTTCAGCCAGCAGCCCAAGGTCGAGAGTTCCCTGCACTTTGGTTGCCGCATCGTCCAGGCGGCAGACGGCAACCTGTGGCTGACGCTCGGCGAACGCTACCACCGCAAGGACGATGCGCAAAAGCTCGACAACCACCACGGCAAGATCGTCCGCATCACGCCCGATGGCGCGCCGGTGGCCGACAACCCCTATGCCAGGCAGGCCGGGGCCTTGCCCGAGATATGGAGCCACGGCCACCGCAACCCGCAGGGTGCCACGCTGGGGCCCGATGGCAAGCTGTGGACGCACGAACACGGCCCCCAGGGCGGCGATGAGATCAACGTGCCGCAACCCGGCCGCAACTACGGCTGGCCCGCGATCACCTACGGCGAGAACTACGGCGGCGGCAAGGTGGGCGAGGGCACCGCCAAAGCGGGCATGGAGCAGCCGCTGCATTACTGGGTGCCTTCCATCGCGCCCTCGGGCATGGCGTTCGTCACCAGCGACCGCTACGGCAGCGCATGGCAGGGCAGCCTGCTGGTGGGGTCGCTCAAGTTCGGCACCCTGCACCGACTGGAACTGGATGGCGGCAAGGTCGTGCGCGAGCAGAAGCTGCTGGAAGGCAACGGCGGGCGCATCCGCGATGTGCGGCAGGGGCCGGACGGGTTCATCTACCTGCTGACCGACAGCCGGGATGGGAAGTTGCTGCAGTTGCAGCGGGAGCGCTGA
- a CDS encoding Fe-Mn family superoxide dismutase, translated as MQLRITPLPFDLASLSGLSESLLQSHHAHNYGGAVKRLNAIRADLAALPFASAPGYTVNGLKREELIATNSVLLHELYFACLGGPPNAEPPPAMALALAASFGSVERWREEFVAMGRALGGGSGWVLLVFQPHDGTLVNQWAADHTQAVAGGVPIAALDMYEHAYHLDFGAAAALYVDAFMAQLNWPAIHRRYQRAVTAATGDIGASHPDAQQAAQIIDVRRAGAYATAAQVIPGARWQDPTRIDEWADTLPADQATVVYCVHGHEVSRAVALRLHASGRPVRFLEGGIEGWAAAGMKLAPKS; from the coding sequence ATGCAGTTACGCATAACGCCTTTGCCCTTTGACCTGGCCAGCCTGTCCGGGCTTTCCGAAAGCCTGCTGCAAAGCCACCACGCCCACAACTACGGCGGGGCGGTGAAAAGGCTCAACGCCATCCGCGCCGACCTGGCCGCCCTGCCCTTTGCCAGCGCGCCCGGCTACACCGTCAACGGTCTCAAGCGCGAGGAGCTCATCGCCACCAATTCGGTGCTGCTGCACGAGCTGTACTTTGCATGCCTGGGCGGCCCCCCCAACGCAGAGCCGCCACCCGCCATGGCGCTAGCGCTGGCGGCCAGCTTTGGCAGCGTGGAGCGCTGGCGCGAAGAATTCGTGGCCATGGGGCGGGCGCTGGGCGGTGGCTCGGGCTGGGTGCTGCTGGTGTTCCAGCCGCACGATGGCACGCTGGTGAACCAGTGGGCGGCCGACCACACCCAGGCTGTGGCGGGGGGCGTGCCCATTGCGGCGCTGGACATGTACGAGCACGCCTACCACCTCGACTTTGGCGCCGCTGCGGCGCTGTATGTAGACGCCTTCATGGCGCAGCTGAACTGGCCCGCCATCCACCGCCGCTACCAGCGCGCAGTGACTGCCGCCACGGGCGACATCGGCGCGTCGCACCCGGATGCCCAGCAAGCCGCGCAAATCATCGACGTGCGCCGTGCGGGCGCCTATGCCACGGCGGCCCAGGTGATCCCGGGCGCCCGCTGGCAGGACCCCACACGCATCGACGAATGGGCCGACACCCTGCCCGCCGACCAGGCCACCGTGGTGTATTGCGTCCACGGGCACGAAGTAAGCCGTGCGGTGGCGCTGCGGCTGCACGCATCCGGGCGGCCGGTGCGCTTTCTGGAAGGCGGTATCGAGGGGTGGGCTGCGGCGGGCATGAAGCTGGCGCCAAAAAGCTGA
- a CDS encoding isochorismatase family protein, with product MLLDVTESQLVLVDYQERLMPAIFEGPAVLANARRLAEIARMLEVPVWGTEQNPSRLGANDAALRALCQKTLAKMHFSAAEEGLGEWLRPPAKPQGGNARSLPKHLQKPAAQASERGTIVIAGCEAHVCLLQTALDLIEDEFEVWVVTDACGSRTERNRDAAFDRLAGAGAELVTTEMVAFEWLGSCEHPAFKDVLGLIK from the coding sequence ATGCTGCTCGACGTCACCGAATCCCAACTCGTCCTGGTCGACTACCAGGAGCGCTTGATGCCCGCCATCTTTGAAGGCCCCGCCGTGCTGGCCAACGCCCGCCGCCTGGCCGAGATCGCGCGCATGCTCGAGGTGCCCGTGTGGGGCACCGAGCAAAACCCTTCGCGCCTGGGCGCGAACGACGCCGCGCTGCGCGCCCTGTGCCAGAAGACCCTGGCCAAAATGCATTTCAGCGCCGCCGAGGAAGGCCTGGGCGAATGGCTGCGCCCCCCGGCCAAGCCCCAGGGCGGCAATGCGCGCAGCCTGCCCAAGCACCTGCAAAAGCCCGCGGCCCAGGCATCCGAGCGCGGCACCATCGTCATTGCGGGCTGCGAGGCCCATGTGTGCCTGCTGCAGACCGCGCTGGACCTGATCGAGGACGAGTTCGAGGTCTGGGTGGTGACGGACGCGTGCGGCTCACGCACCGAGCGCAACCGCGACGCGGCCTTTGACCGGCTGGCCGGTGCAGGCGCCGAGCTGGTGACGACCGAGATGGTCGCCTTTGAATGGCTGGGCAGCTGTGAACACCCGGCTTTCAAGGACGTGCTCGGGCTGATCAAGTGA
- a CDS encoding propionate--CoA ligase, with product MSQYADFYRQSIDQRDSFWSEQAQLVDWKTPPTQVCEYSNPPFAKWFVGGTTNLCHNAVDRHLASRAGQTALIAISTETETERAYSYAELHIEVQRMAASLLAMGVKKGDRVLIYMPMIAEAAFAMLACVRIGALHSVVFGGFAAGSLASRIEDAEPVAVVSADAGSRGGKVVPYKPLLDEAIALSKHKPQAVLMVNRGLAPMHLQPGRDHDWAALREQHINAVVPCEWVESTHPSYTLYTSGTTGKPKGVQRDTGGYTVALAASMKHIFNAEAGQTFFATSDIGWVVGHSYIIYGPLIAGMATIMYEGLPTRPDAGVWWSIVEKYQVTHMFSAPTAVRVLKKQDPAYLSKYNVSSLKALWLAGEPLDEPTAQWISSALQVPIIDNYWQTETGWPILTLANGVEQQSTRFGSPGKAMYGYAVKLIDESTGEELTGANQKGVVAIEGPLPPGCMQTVWRDDARFVNTYWKSIPGRLIYSTFDWGIRDADGYHFILGRTDDVINVAGHRLGTREIEESIASHPNIAEVAVVGVADSLKGQVAMAFAVAKDARGLTDDAARLKLEGEVMRQVDNQLGAVARPSRVYFVTVLPKTRSGKLLRRALQAVAERRDPGDLTTMEDPAALQQVKDLVG from the coding sequence ATGAGCCAGTACGCCGATTTCTACCGCCAGTCCATCGATCAACGCGACAGTTTCTGGAGCGAACAGGCGCAGCTGGTGGACTGGAAGACCCCGCCCACCCAGGTGTGCGAATACAGCAACCCACCGTTTGCCAAATGGTTTGTGGGCGGCACGACCAACCTGTGCCACAACGCGGTAGACCGCCATCTGGCCAGCCGGGCAGGGCAGACGGCGCTGATCGCCATCTCGACCGAAACCGAGACCGAGCGCGCCTACAGCTATGCCGAACTGCACATCGAGGTGCAGCGCATGGCGGCATCGCTGCTGGCCATGGGCGTCAAGAAGGGCGACCGCGTTCTGATCTACATGCCGATGATTGCCGAGGCCGCGTTTGCCATGCTGGCCTGTGTGCGCATCGGTGCGCTGCATTCGGTGGTGTTTGGCGGCTTTGCCGCGGGCTCGCTGGCGTCGCGCATTGAAGACGCCGAACCCGTGGCCGTGGTCAGCGCCGACGCCGGTTCGCGCGGTGGCAAGGTCGTGCCCTACAAGCCGCTGCTGGACGAAGCCATTGCGCTGTCAAAGCACAAGCCGCAGGCGGTGCTGATGGTCAACCGCGGGCTGGCTCCCATGCACCTGCAGCCCGGCCGCGACCACGACTGGGCGGCCCTGCGCGAGCAGCACATCAACGCCGTGGTGCCCTGCGAATGGGTGGAATCCACCCACCCCAGCTACACGCTGTACACCAGCGGCACCACTGGCAAGCCCAAGGGCGTGCAGCGCGACACAGGCGGCTACACCGTGGCGCTGGCGGCCAGCATGAAGCACATCTTTAACGCCGAGGCGGGCCAGACGTTCTTTGCGACCAGCGACATCGGCTGGGTGGTGGGCCACAGCTACATCATCTACGGGCCGCTGATTGCCGGCATGGCCACCATCATGTACGAAGGCCTGCCTACGCGGCCCGACGCCGGCGTGTGGTGGAGCATTGTCGAGAAGTACCAGGTCACGCACATGTTCTCGGCCCCCACGGCAGTGCGCGTGCTCAAGAAGCAGGACCCGGCCTACCTGAGCAAGTACAACGTCAGCAGCCTCAAGGCCCTGTGGCTGGCCGGTGAGCCGCTGGACGAACCCACGGCGCAGTGGATCAGCAGCGCGCTGCAGGTGCCCATCATCGACAACTACTGGCAGACCGAAACCGGCTGGCCCATCCTCACGCTGGCCAACGGCGTCGAACAGCAATCCACCCGCTTTGGCAGCCCCGGCAAGGCCATGTACGGCTACGCCGTGAAGCTGATCGACGAGTCGACCGGCGAGGAGCTGACCGGCGCCAACCAGAAGGGCGTGGTCGCCATCGAAGGCCCACTGCCCCCCGGCTGCATGCAGACCGTGTGGCGCGACGATGCCCGCTTTGTGAACACCTACTGGAAGAGCATCCCGGGCCGCCTGATCTACAGCACGTTTGACTGGGGCATTCGCGATGCCGACGGCTACCACTTCATCCTGGGCCGTACCGACGACGTGATCAACGTGGCCGGGCACCGGCTGGGCACCCGCGAGATCGAGGAAAGCATTGCCTCGCACCCCAACATCGCCGAGGTGGCGGTGGTGGGCGTGGCCGACAGCCTCAAGGGCCAGGTGGCGATGGCGTTTGCCGTGGCCAAGGACGCCAGGGGCCTCACCGACGATGCGGCCCGCCTCAAGCTCGAAGGCGAAGTGATGAGGCAGGTGGACAACCAGCTGGGCGCAGTGGCACGGCCATCGCGCGTCTATTTCGTGACGGTGCTGCCCAAGACCCGCAGCGGCAAGCTGCTGCGGCGTGCCCTGCAGGCGGTTGCCGAACGGCGCGACCCGGGCGACCTGACCACCATGGAAGACCCGGCTGCGCTGCAGCAGGTGAAGGATCTGGTCGGCTGA
- a CDS encoding chromate resistance protein ChrB domain-containing protein, which produces MWSILIMALPTHPNAVRLRVWRTLKALGCGALRDGAYVLPLEHAAGLADVAAEVRAHGGTASVLTLQANDDAQRAEIEALFDRTDAFTQWRETATALQAELPTLGETDARRRFRGVSDALQAVRRIDYYPTAASSQAEETLAHLRSALDRCFSHGEPSACAASVHGIPLLDRSAYQNRHWATRARPWVDRLASAWLIRRFIDPGARFVWLAAVPASPCNGFVGFDYDGAPFTHVGPLVTFEVLMASFGLGEDARLQHLARTVRYLDAGGIPVPEAAGLEAVLAGLRELNADDDRLVQAAMAVLDALYAAPLATSGTGTTAARPAAPRS; this is translated from the coding sequence ATGTGGTCGATACTCATCATGGCGCTCCCTACCCACCCCAATGCCGTTCGCCTGCGGGTGTGGCGCACGCTCAAGGCGCTGGGCTGCGGCGCGCTGCGTGACGGGGCCTACGTGCTTCCGCTGGAACACGCCGCAGGCCTGGCCGACGTGGCCGCTGAGGTCCGTGCCCACGGCGGCACGGCCTCGGTGCTCACGCTGCAGGCCAACGACGACGCCCAGCGGGCTGAAATCGAGGCCTTGTTTGACCGCACCGATGCCTTCACACAGTGGCGCGAAACCGCCACCGCCCTGCAGGCCGAGCTGCCCACCCTGGGCGAAACCGATGCACGCCGGCGCTTTCGCGGCGTGTCCGATGCCCTGCAGGCCGTGCGGCGCATCGATTACTACCCCACCGCCGCCTCCAGCCAGGCCGAAGAAACCCTGGCGCACTTGCGGAGCGCCCTCGACCGCTGCTTTTCGCACGGCGAGCCCAGCGCGTGCGCCGCGTCGGTACACGGCATTCCGTTGCTAGACCGCAGCGCATACCAGAACCGCCACTGGGCCACACGCGCCCGCCCCTGGGTGGACCGCCTGGCCAGTGCCTGGCTGATCCGGCGGTTCATCGACCCCGGCGCCCGCTTTGTGTGGCTGGCCGCCGTGCCGGCATCGCCGTGCAACGGGTTCGTAGGGTTTGACTACGACGGTGCCCCGTTCACGCATGTGGGCCCGCTGGTCACCTTTGAAGTGCTGATGGCCAGTTTTGGCCTGGGTGAAGACGCGCGCCTGCAGCACCTGGCGCGCACGGTGCGCTACCTCGACGCCGGTGGCATCCCGGTGCCCGAGGCAGCCGGTCTGGAAGCCGTGCTGGCCGGGCTGCGTGAGCTGAACGCCGACGACGACCGATTGGTGCAGGCGGCGATGGCGGTGCTGGATGCCCTGTACGCCGCGCCCCTGGCGACCTCTGGCACGGGCACCACCGCCGCGCGCCCTGCCGCCCCCCGTTCCTGA
- a CDS encoding HPF/RaiA family ribosome-associated protein gives MQVLFRTRDPEGSHMRDQVERRVRFVFRRLGWQVPRAEVQMSDLNGPRGGRDKRCQLEVKTEGRGLVVVSSVAKDWRTALDEALARAVRTIFRKIKRAAPAKVPRSASLLH, from the coding sequence ATGCAAGTGCTTTTCCGAACACGCGATCCAGAGGGCTCCCACATGCGCGACCAGGTCGAGCGCCGGGTGCGGTTTGTGTTTCGCCGTCTGGGGTGGCAGGTTCCACGCGCCGAGGTCCAGATGTCGGACCTGAACGGCCCGCGCGGCGGGCGCGACAAGCGCTGCCAGCTCGAAGTGAAGACCGAAGGGCGCGGCCTGGTGGTGGTGTCGTCTGTGGCCAAGGATTGGCGCACCGCGCTGGATGAGGCGCTTGCCCGGGCCGTGCGCACCATCTTCCGCAAGATCAAGCGCGCTGCGCCGGCCAAGGTGCCGCGCTCGGCCAGCCTGCTGCATTGA
- a CDS encoding thymidine phosphorylase family protein, translating to MAVRRVAIDTWRENVAYLHRDCAVYRAEGFQALSKIEVRANGRRILATLNVVDDLAIVGCSELGLSEDAFAQLGVESGHTVSVAQAEPPESMGALFRKLASERLTREDFGAIVRDIADHRYSKIELTAFVVACHRNELDREEVYFLTEAMVATGRRLDWHEPLVVDKHCIGGIPGNRTTMLVVPIVAAHGMLCPKTSSRAITSPAGTADTMEVLAHVELPFDQLGDIVRQHRGCLAWGGTANLSPADDVLISVERPLSIDSAGQMVASILSKKVAAGATHLVLDIPIGPTAKVRSMPEAQRLRRLFEYVARRMGLSLDVVITDGRQPVGNGVGPVLEARDVMRVLQNDPRAPDDLRQKSLRLAGRLIECDPDVRGGDGYAIARDILESGRALARMNAIIAAQGSKGFDHNHPALGALTLDVVAPAAGVVAGIDNYQIARVARLAGAPKVQGAGVDVLCKLGATVAAGQVLYRVHASYPADLEFARQACLRDTGYKIGTAADVPSVFVEF from the coding sequence CTGGCCGTGCGCCGGGTGGCCATCGACACCTGGCGCGAAAACGTGGCGTACCTGCACCGCGACTGTGCGGTGTACCGGGCCGAGGGATTTCAGGCGCTTTCCAAGATCGAAGTGCGGGCCAATGGCCGGCGCATTCTGGCCACGCTCAATGTGGTGGATGACCTGGCCATTGTGGGGTGCAGTGAACTGGGCCTGTCCGAAGACGCATTTGCCCAGCTGGGGGTGGAGAGCGGCCATACCGTGTCGGTGGCGCAGGCCGAGCCGCCGGAGTCGATGGGGGCGCTGTTTCGCAAGCTGGCCAGTGAGCGCCTGACGCGTGAGGATTTTGGCGCCATCGTGCGCGACATTGCCGACCACCGCTATTCCAAGATCGAGCTGACTGCCTTTGTGGTGGCATGCCACCGCAATGAGCTGGACCGCGAGGAGGTGTACTTTTTGACCGAGGCCATGGTGGCCACCGGTCGGCGGCTGGACTGGCACGAGCCGCTGGTGGTCGACAAGCACTGCATCGGCGGCATCCCCGGCAACCGCACCACGATGCTGGTGGTGCCCATCGTCGCCGCGCACGGCATGCTGTGCCCCAAGACATCGTCGCGCGCCATCACCTCGCCCGCTGGTACGGCCGACACCATGGAGGTGCTGGCGCATGTGGAGCTGCCGTTTGACCAGCTGGGCGACATCGTGCGCCAGCACCGGGGCTGCCTGGCCTGGGGCGGCACCGCCAATTTGTCGCCCGCCGATGACGTGCTGATTTCGGTGGAGCGCCCGCTGTCCATCGACTCGGCCGGGCAGATGGTGGCTTCGATCCTGTCGAAAAAGGTGGCGGCTGGGGCCACGCACCTGGTGCTCGACATTCCCATCGGCCCCACGGCCAAGGTGCGGTCCATGCCCGAGGCGCAGCGCCTGCGCCGGCTGTTTGAATACGTGGCGCGGCGCATGGGCCTGTCGCTGGATGTGGTGATCACCGATGGCCGCCAGCCGGTGGGTAACGGCGTGGGCCCGGTGCTGGAGGCGCGCGACGTGATGCGTGTGCTGCAAAACGACCCGCGCGCGCCCGACGATCTGCGCCAGAAATCACTGCGGCTGGCGGGCCGCCTGATTGAATGCGACCCGGACGTGCGCGGTGGGGATGGCTACGCGATTGCGCGGGACATCCTTGAGTCGGGCCGGGCCCTCGCCCGCATGAACGCCATCATTGCCGCGCAGGGCAGCAAGGGCTTTGACCACAACCACCCGGCGCTGGGCGCACTCACACTCGATGTGGTGGCACCCGCCGCGGGCGTGGTGGCAGGGATCGACAATTACCAGATCGCCCGCGTGGCCCGGCTGGCCGGCGCCCCCAAGGTGCAGGGCGCGGGCGTGGATGTGCTGTGCAAGCTGGGCGCTACGGTGGCCGCCGGGCAGGTGCTGTACCGCGTGCACGCCAGCTACCCGGCCGACCTGGAGTTTGCGCGGCAGGCCTGCCTGCGCGACACCGGCTACAAGATCGGAACTGCAGCCGACGTACCCAGCGTCTTCGTCGAATTCTGA
- a CDS encoding LysR family transcriptional regulator, with amino-acid sequence MLNYRHLYYFWVVIKEGGFARAAERLDMAVQTISAQVRELEKQLGHQLLKPAGRGVAPTPAGQAAFARAEEIFTLGQSLPDEVREAATGRVAQLSVGLSDGISKLAAHALLAPVLETPDLRLVCHEGEFEQLLAELALHQLDIVLAGQPAPRNPNLRLTSERLVDSGVHWYGPAKLVGKAQRDAFPQSLTDLPVLLPTGHSALRIALDHWFDTKGIRPRIVGEFEDSALLAVFAARGMGVFPVSQLGAGDVGQMRGLRLLGQCEDVREEIHAIRSRRGLHHPLVKQIIAASEQG; translated from the coding sequence ATGCTGAACTATCGCCACCTGTATTACTTCTGGGTCGTCATCAAGGAAGGCGGTTTTGCACGCGCTGCCGAGCGGCTGGACATGGCGGTGCAGACCATCAGCGCCCAGGTGCGCGAACTGGAAAAGCAGCTGGGCCACCAGTTGCTCAAGCCCGCAGGCCGGGGCGTGGCGCCCACACCGGCGGGGCAGGCCGCATTTGCACGGGCCGAGGAAATCTTCACGCTGGGCCAGTCGCTCCCGGACGAGGTGCGCGAGGCGGCCACGGGGCGCGTGGCGCAGTTGTCGGTGGGCTTGTCCGACGGCATCTCCAAGCTGGCAGCGCACGCGCTGCTGGCGCCGGTGCTGGAGACGCCCGACCTGCGGCTGGTGTGCCATGAGGGCGAGTTCGAGCAGCTGCTGGCCGAGCTGGCGCTGCACCAGCTCGATATCGTGCTGGCCGGGCAGCCCGCGCCACGCAACCCCAACCTGCGGCTGACCAGCGAGCGGCTGGTGGACTCAGGGGTGCACTGGTATGGGCCCGCCAAGCTGGTGGGCAAGGCGCAGCGCGATGCGTTTCCGCAGTCGCTGACCGACCTGCCGGTGCTGCTGCCCACCGGGCACTCGGCGCTGCGCATCGCACTCGACCACTGGTTCGACACCAAGGGCATCCGCCCACGCATCGTTGGCGAGTTTGAAGACAGCGCGCTGCTGGCCGTGTTTGCCGCGCGGGGCATGGGCGTGTTTCCGGTGAGCCAGCTCGGTGCGGGCGACGTGGGACAGATGCGCGGGCTGCGCCTGCTGGGGCAGTGCGAGGATGTGCGCGAAGAGATTCACGCCATCCGCTCGCGCCGCGGGCTGCACCACCCGCTGGTCAAGCAGATCATTGCGGCCAGCGAGCAGGGCTGA
- the chrA gene encoding chromate efflux transporter, with translation MPPDTTPTASQAPPSPVSFREAFWFWLKLGFISFGGPAGQIAIMHTELVERRRWISEKRFLHALNYCMLLPGPEAQQLATYIGWLMHRTWGGIVAGALFVLPSLFILVGLSWVYLRFGDVPVVAGIFYGIKPAVTALVLHAAHRIGTRALKNGWMWAIAALSFVAIFALDTPFPAIVLAAGLIGYFGARRWPAVFALSGGHATAHAGYGPALIDDDTPTPDHARFSRRHLAKVLAAGLALWLVAMGLLVATQGWEGTLTQMGWFFTKAALLTFGGAYAVLPYVYQGAVEHYQWLSGPQMIDGLALGETTPGPLIMVVAFVGFVGGWLQQVGGPDALFAGAVAAATVVTFVTFLPSFIFILAGGPAVEATHGKLGFTAPLSAITAAVVGVILNLALFFAYHLLWPQGFAGRFDAISAAIAVAAGVALFRFKVGVLTLLGGCALAGLAITFLRPLLG, from the coding sequence ATGCCACCCGACACCACCCCCACCGCCTCACAGGCTCCGCCTTCTCCCGTCAGCTTTCGCGAGGCCTTCTGGTTCTGGCTCAAGCTCGGCTTCATCAGCTTTGGCGGCCCCGCCGGGCAAATCGCGATCATGCACACCGAGCTGGTCGAGCGCCGCCGCTGGATCAGCGAAAAGCGGTTTCTGCACGCGCTCAACTACTGCATGCTGCTGCCCGGGCCGGAGGCGCAGCAACTGGCCACCTACATTGGCTGGCTCATGCACCGCACCTGGGGGGGCATCGTGGCCGGGGCGCTGTTTGTGCTGCCCTCGCTGTTCATCCTGGTGGGTCTGTCGTGGGTGTACCTGCGCTTTGGCGACGTGCCGGTGGTGGCGGGCATCTTCTACGGCATCAAGCCGGCGGTGACGGCACTGGTGCTGCACGCGGCGCACCGCATTGGCACCCGGGCGCTCAAAAACGGCTGGATGTGGGCGATTGCAGCCCTGTCGTTCGTGGCCATCTTTGCGCTTGATACCCCCTTCCCGGCCATCGTGCTGGCGGCCGGGCTCATCGGCTACTTTGGTGCCCGGCGCTGGCCCGCCGTGTTTGCCCTCAGCGGGGGCCACGCCACAGCGCACGCCGGCTATGGCCCGGCGCTGATTGACGACGACACGCCCACGCCAGACCACGCCCGGTTTTCACGCCGCCACCTGGCGAAGGTACTGGCTGCAGGCCTGGCGCTGTGGCTTGTGGCCATGGGGCTGCTGGTGGCCACCCAGGGCTGGGAGGGCACGCTCACGCAGATGGGCTGGTTCTTCACCAAGGCCGCCCTGCTCACATTTGGCGGCGCCTACGCCGTGCTGCCCTATGTGTACCAGGGCGCGGTGGAGCACTACCAGTGGCTCAGCGGCCCGCAGATGATCGACGGGCTGGCGCTGGGCGAGACCACGCCCGGCCCGCTGATCATGGTGGTGGCCTTCGTCGGCTTTGTGGGGGGCTGGCTGCAGCAGGTGGGGGGGCCCGATGCGCTCTTCGCTGGTGCTGTGGCGGCCGCCACGGTGGTGACTTTTGTCACCTTTTTGCCGTCATTCATCTTCATTCTAGCGGGCGGGCCCGCCGTGGAAGCCACGCACGGCAAGCTGGGCTTCACCGCTCCGCTCAGCGCCATCACGGCCGCCGTGGTCGGCGTCATCCTGAACCTGGCGCTGTTCTTTGCCTACCACCTGCTGTGGCCCCAGGGCTTTGCGGGCCGGTTTGACGCGATCTCGGCCGCGATCGCCGTGGCGGCTGGCGTGGCGCTGTTCCGCTTCAAGGTAGGCGTGTTGACACTGCTGGGCGGCTGCGCGCTGGCAGGGCTGGCCATCACCTTCCTGCGGCCCCTGCTGGGCTGA